The region GATGGCCGATTGCATCGGCGCGAAAACCCGGATTGATGTTTCCGACAATCCGGCTATAACTCACCGGCTCATCACATGACAGTGCCTTTACTCTTCACCTACCGCCGCTGTCCCTACGCCATGCGCGCTCGAATGGCCCTGTTGGTATCGGGCACCGCCTTTGACGGTTATGAAATCGTGTTGAGGGATAAGCCTGCAGAAATGCTGGCCCTGTCGCCCAAAGGGACTGTTCCTGTTTTAAAGCTTCCAGATGGGACTGTGCTTGAGCAGAGCTTGGACATCGTTCGGTGGGCGTTGGCACCTGATGACCCTGATGGCTGGTGGAGCAGGGCGCAATCGGCTGACAACCTGGCATTGCTTGCAACCAATGATGGTGCGTTCAAACATCATCTTGACAGGTACAAATACCCGGAGCGATTCGGTGGGTCTGACCGCTTGGCCCAGAGGGAACTCGCGATGACCCTGCAGCTTCGTCCCTTGGAGGCGCGATTGCAAGCTCACCCCTATTTGGGTGGGGACCTGCCGTGTGCGACAGATATTGCAGTCTTCCCATTTGTTCGCCAATTTGCGGCGGTCGACCCAGACTGGTTTGCGCAACAGGCCCTGCCGGTAACGCAAGCATGGTTGGCGCGCTGGCTGGGCAGCCCACTGTTTGAAGCCTGCATGTTCAAGATGCCAATTCAGAGGGTTTCGCCTTACCCCTGTTTTGTTGCGCCAGGCCCGATGCCATCGGTGGGCCACTAACCGTCTCCTGGTCGGTGCATTCAGACGGGGCCGCAGAAGTCTGAACGCACGCTGAACCGATTCACGAAAGTTTTGAGCAGCCTGGCGCTCAAGTGCTCGGCAGCTCAATGTCGATTGGCCACCCTCGGCTTATCTGTTTTGCTCATAAGCCAAAGACCGTGGCTACAAGCTGGTGAACGTGGGCTACACCGTCAACTTTCCCATCGGCCTGTATTCCAAGAAGGTCAAAAGCCTGGCTGAACTTAAAGAGGGGGCCAAGTTCGGCATCCCCAATGACCCGACCAACGGTGGCCGTGTGCTG is a window of Rhodoferax lithotrophicus DNA encoding:
- a CDS encoding glutathione S-transferase — encoded protein: MTVPLLFTYRRCPYAMRARMALLVSGTAFDGYEIVLRDKPAEMLALSPKGTVPVLKLPDGTVLEQSLDIVRWALAPDDPDGWWSRAQSADNLALLATNDGAFKHHLDRYKYPERFGGSDRLAQRELAMTLQLRPLEARLQAHPYLGGDLPCATDIAVFPFVRQFAAVDPDWFAQQALPVTQAWLARWLGSPLFEACMFKMPIQRVSPYPCFVAPGPMPSVGH